The Xenopus tropicalis strain Nigerian chromosome 7, UCB_Xtro_10.0, whole genome shotgun sequence genome includes a region encoding these proteins:
- the LOC105945400 gene encoding olfactory receptor 5M10-like: MASESQENVSGFIIQGFSDTPELHISLFVLFLGIYLIILLGNLIVFLVISCNPHLHTPMYIFLQNLSLIDISFPSNILPNLLHILLTQQNNISFLGCMTQMYVFVALAASEFFLLTAMAYDRYVAICDPLHYIARMSRKHCAGLITASYTVGFLDPVAHLILVSKLSYCASRLINHFFCDMTALLQLSCSSTFSVELFIYIEGILLGFSSFLLTLISYIFIISAILKIQSSEGRQKAFSTCASHLTCVITLYGTLFCLYLRPTTSYSLERDKYFSLLYIALGPVLNPLIYTLKNRDFQSSFNKMRQISLFILDQ; encoded by the coding sequence ATGGCTTCAGAAAgtcaagaaaatgtttcaggattcatcatccaagggttctctgatactcctgagcttcatatctctctttttgtgctattccttggaatctatctcatcattctgctgggaaatctcatcgtattcttagtcatttcatgcaatcctcacttacacacccccatgtacatattcttgcagaacctttcactcatagacatttctttcccctcaaatattttacctaatttgctacatattcttctcacacaacaaaataacatttcattcttggggtgtatgactcaaatgtatgtttttgtggccttggctgccagtgaattctttctcctgacggccatggcatatgatcgttatgttgccatctgtgatccccttcattacattgcccgaatgagcaggaaacactgtgctgggcttataaccgCATCATATACTGTTGGGTTTCTTGACCCTGTCGCCCATCTTATTCttgtatctaaactatcatattgtgcttcccgtcttattaaccattttttctgtgatatgaCAGCATTGctacaactttcctgcagcagcacttttagtgtggaacttttcattTACATTGAAGGGATATTGCTGGgtttcagttccttcctccttactctgatctcatacatatttatcatctctgctatcctgaaaatacaatcctcagaggggagacaaaaagccttttctacctgtgcttctcacctgacctgtgtgataaccctttatgggacactATTTTGCTTGTATCtaagacccaccacaagttattccctggaaagagacaagtatttctcactgctgtacattgccctgggccctgtgctaaatcctcttatttacacactaaaGAACAGAGACTTTCAATCTTCATTTAATAAAATGAGgcaaatatctttatttattttagatcagtaa